In a genomic window of Dyadobacter fermentans DSM 18053:
- a CDS encoding GLPGLI family protein codes for MRTVVTLIWMMVMSSAPLFAQQLEGEITYERVYYWTRINSRLSFLSNEEKDRMKQTWGKNDEYKQKMTLYFNEKQSFYGYPKVIENEHGWSWSEADYKIYRNFEKETRTDIIGMLGKTYVIEDSLKTPSWKVMNKIKEVAGRMCMMAVTQDTIKDQKITAWFANDLPVSAGPEMYAGLPGMILELDINDGDIVISAIDIKMKPVAAEDINLPKKVKGRKLNNKQYEDLVSTHIRDSIKARRNPFWSMPY; via the coding sequence ATGAGAACAGTCGTAACATTGATATGGATGATGGTGATGTCTTCCGCGCCATTATTCGCACAGCAGCTGGAAGGCGAGATTACTTATGAAAGGGTGTATTACTGGACGAGGATCAACTCCCGTTTGTCATTCCTGAGCAACGAGGAAAAGGACAGGATGAAACAAACCTGGGGCAAAAACGACGAATATAAGCAGAAAATGACCCTGTATTTCAATGAAAAACAGAGCTTCTATGGTTACCCGAAGGTGATCGAGAACGAGCACGGCTGGTCGTGGTCCGAGGCGGATTACAAGATTTACCGGAATTTCGAAAAGGAAACCCGCACGGATATCATCGGCATGCTCGGTAAAACCTATGTGATAGAAGATTCATTGAAAACTCCGAGCTGGAAGGTAATGAACAAGATCAAGGAAGTGGCCGGGCGGATGTGTATGATGGCGGTAACGCAGGATACCATCAAGGACCAGAAGATCACGGCCTGGTTTGCGAACGACCTGCCGGTATCGGCCGGGCCGGAAATGTACGCGGGCCTGCCGGGGATGATTCTCGAACTGGACATCAATGACGGCGACATTGTGATTAGCGCCATTGACATTAAAATGAAACCGGTTGCGGCAGAGGATATTAATCTTCCCAAAAAGGTAAAAGGACGCAAGCTCAATAATAAACAATACGAGGATTTGGTGTCAACGCATATCCGCGACAGTATCAAGGCGCGGCGAAATCCGTTCTGGTCGATGCCTTACTAG
- a CDS encoding outer membrane beta-barrel family protein encodes MAVAHAQTGGRFTLKGTVTDTSGTALPEATIMLLLPKDSSLVNFGRTAKDGTFEMKNLRRTTYIFKVSYVGYVPYQEIVDPKNQEVVDLGKAKMKVLQKELYEVVIKTARAPLSIRGDTVEFDAKAFKVPPGSSVEDLLRKLPGVQVDGDGNIRAQGEEIKRVTVDGKRFFGDDPKMATKNLPAEAINKVQVFNGKTEQAKATGVDDGKREKTLNLELKDSHKKGGFGKAVAGVGTDSRMEGKVSYNRFDEKQQFALLGFGNNTNQSGIARNDYQDFKGSQSFNWGDDGDFGFSSGRYYGGDDITIQPNWGGQGSEGFTKNWAGGANYNFDTKKTKLSTSYFYNSTRAITDVQTSSENFLTNDSYLTDGKNKTIAFTGNHRPAFRFEHNIDSLNTIILISNSRINGGDNEYTAEQRSYRNESMLTNQSTVNNLSDYNSFAMANLLLYRHKFKKKGRNFAASVGYNINNSDEDRHQNSVNLFLQDSTKNSVINQLQQTESTRGNFKGSLSFVEPFAKKFFWETFYNYSTRKDKVDRDVFDVEGNVDKVNPFLTRYYTNDFSYNRLGTSVRYSHKGLNLAMGLAGVQFDLRGKFALDESQQDMTRVDRTFKKLVPNVSLNYSLKNNKYVYAEYGLNVREPSITDLQPIVDNSNPLYIVEGNPDLIPQTTHNAYAGFNMFNPASFTNLYVNAYYNYNEDQIVYNRTISEDLVTTTKPMNISGGNNYGSYIGFGFPLKKTKATFGVNTGINFSNNLTYINNVKNETKTDGYNFGARLDLTPSDVFTLYTNANWNISDTKYSINTSQNQKIVNATYNAEMNIKMPKEIYFSGRLNYRSYKNDQFGFNQQVPILNLSVYKIVLKNKRGEVRLTANDVFKKNLGITQNANQNFYSERRVATLSRYFMLSFTYNMRGMTASVKRGPGFF; translated from the coding sequence ATGGCGGTTGCGCACGCGCAAACCGGGGGGCGATTCACGCTGAAAGGAACCGTTACCGACACTTCCGGCACAGCGCTCCCCGAAGCGACCATCATGTTACTGCTCCCCAAAGATTCTTCACTCGTCAACTTCGGCAGAACGGCCAAAGACGGGACTTTTGAAATGAAAAACCTGAGACGTACCACCTATATTTTCAAAGTGTCGTACGTGGGTTATGTGCCTTATCAGGAGATTGTCGATCCTAAAAATCAGGAAGTTGTGGATCTTGGTAAAGCCAAAATGAAGGTTTTGCAAAAAGAACTGTACGAAGTCGTGATCAAAACGGCCCGGGCGCCGCTGAGCATCCGGGGCGATACGGTGGAGTTTGATGCCAAGGCATTTAAAGTACCGCCGGGATCGAGTGTGGAAGACCTGCTGCGCAAGCTTCCGGGTGTGCAGGTGGATGGCGACGGGAACATTCGTGCGCAGGGTGAAGAGATTAAACGTGTAACGGTGGACGGTAAGCGCTTCTTCGGCGACGATCCCAAAATGGCCACCAAAAACCTGCCCGCCGAGGCGATCAACAAGGTGCAGGTCTTTAACGGGAAAACCGAGCAGGCCAAAGCTACCGGCGTGGACGACGGCAAGCGCGAAAAAACGCTGAACCTGGAATTGAAGGACAGCCATAAAAAAGGCGGTTTCGGAAAGGCAGTTGCGGGCGTCGGGACGGATTCGCGGATGGAAGGGAAGGTGAGCTACAACCGCTTCGATGAGAAGCAGCAGTTTGCATTGCTTGGTTTCGGGAATAATACCAACCAGTCGGGCATTGCGCGTAACGATTACCAGGATTTCAAAGGCAGCCAGTCGTTCAACTGGGGCGACGACGGGGATTTCGGATTCAGCAGCGGCCGGTACTACGGCGGCGACGATATCACGATCCAGCCCAACTGGGGCGGTCAGGGCTCGGAAGGGTTTACCAAAAACTGGGCTGGCGGCGCCAATTACAACTTCGATACGAAGAAGACAAAGCTGAGCACCAGCTATTTCTATAATTCCACACGTGCCATTACGGACGTGCAAACCAGCTCCGAGAACTTCCTCACCAACGATTCCTACCTCACCGACGGTAAAAACAAAACGATTGCATTTACCGGCAACCATCGCCCGGCATTCCGTTTCGAGCACAATATCGATTCGCTCAACACCATTATCCTGATCAGCAACTCGCGGATCAATGGCGGCGATAATGAGTATACCGCCGAGCAGCGCTCGTACCGCAATGAGAGCATGCTCACCAACCAGTCGACCGTGAACAACCTGAGCGATTACAACTCGTTTGCAATGGCGAACCTGCTGCTCTACCGTCACAAATTCAAGAAAAAAGGTCGGAACTTCGCCGCCAGCGTAGGTTATAACATTAACAATTCGGATGAAGACCGGCATCAGAATTCGGTGAACCTCTTCTTGCAGGATTCTACGAAAAACAGCGTGATCAACCAGTTGCAGCAAACCGAAAGCACCCGCGGCAACTTCAAGGGAAGCCTGTCGTTCGTGGAGCCATTTGCGAAGAAGTTTTTCTGGGAAACCTTTTACAATTACAGCACGCGGAAGGACAAGGTGGACCGCGACGTGTTCGACGTGGAAGGCAATGTGGACAAAGTGAACCCCTTCCTGACCCGGTACTACACCAACGACTTCTCCTACAACCGCCTCGGAACGAGTGTTCGCTACTCGCACAAGGGCCTGAATCTCGCTATGGGACTTGCAGGTGTGCAGTTTGACCTCCGCGGTAAGTTCGCGCTCGACGAATCGCAGCAGGATATGACGCGCGTAGACCGTACATTCAAAAAGTTGGTACCGAATGTGTCTTTGAATTACAGTCTGAAAAACAACAAATACGTGTATGCGGAATACGGCCTGAACGTGCGCGAGCCATCCATTACCGACTTGCAGCCGATCGTGGACAACAGCAACCCGCTCTACATCGTGGAAGGTAACCCCGACCTGATCCCGCAAACTACCCATAATGCCTACGCGGGTTTCAACATGTTCAATCCGGCGAGCTTTACCAACCTTTATGTGAATGCCTATTATAATTACAACGAGGACCAGATCGTGTACAACCGCACCATCAGCGAAGACCTCGTGACCACCACCAAGCCGATGAACATCAGCGGCGGGAACAATTACGGCAGCTACATTGGGTTCGGGTTTCCGTTGAAGAAAACAAAAGCGACGTTTGGAGTGAACACGGGGATTAATTTTAGCAACAACCTGACTTATATCAATAATGTCAAAAACGAGACGAAGACGGACGGATATAACTTCGGCGCACGGCTGGACCTGACCCCGAGCGATGTGTTTACGCTTTATACCAATGCAAACTGGAATATCAGCGACACCAAATACTCGATTAACACAAGCCAGAACCAGAAGATCGTCAATGCGACCTACAATGCTGAAATGAACATTAAAATGCCGAAGGAAATCTATTTCAGCGGCCGGCTGAACTACCGGAGCTATAAAAACGACCAATTCGGTTTCAACCAGCAGGTGCCGATCCTGAACCTCTCGGTGTACAAAATAGTGTTGAAAAACAAAAGAGGGGAGGTCCGCCTGACCGCCAACGACGTGTTCAAGAAAAACCTGGGTATCACGCAGAATGCAAACCAGAACTTCTATTCCGAACGCCGTGTGGCCACATTGTCGCGGTACTTCATGCTGAGCTTTACCTACAACATGCGCGGTATGACGGCATCGGTGAAACGCGGTCCGGGATTCTTTTAA
- a CDS encoding metallophosphoesterase family protein, with amino-acid sequence MKSIGVLSDTHGYLDERIFDHFANCDEIWHAGDIGSVEIIGQLQAFKPTRIVYGNIDTPQVRALTHENLHFEVEGFRVWITHIGGAPPRYNPQVMPVLKSNTPDIFVCGHSHILRVIRDKALNNMLYINPGAAGREGFHKFRTLLRFNLHEGLISQMEAIELGKRGVVYND; translated from the coding sequence ATGAAAAGTATCGGAGTATTATCAGACACACACGGCTATCTTGACGAGCGTATTTTCGATCATTTTGCCAATTGTGACGAGATATGGCACGCGGGTGATATCGGTTCGGTGGAGATCATCGGGCAGTTGCAGGCTTTCAAACCTACCCGCATTGTTTACGGCAATATTGATACGCCCCAGGTGCGTGCGCTCACGCACGAGAACCTGCATTTCGAAGTAGAGGGTTTCAGGGTCTGGATCACGCACATAGGCGGCGCACCGCCGCGCTACAACCCGCAGGTCATGCCCGTTTTAAAGTCGAACACACCCGACATTTTCGTATGCGGGCATTCCCACATCCTCCGCGTAATCCGCGACAAGGCATTAAATAACATGCTGTACATAAACCCCGGCGCCGCCGGCCGCGAAGGCTTCCACAAATTCCGGACACTACTCCGTTTCAACCTCCACGAAGGACTCATCAGCCAGATGGAGGCGATTGAGCTGGGGAAGCGAGGGGTGGTGTACAATGATTGA
- a CDS encoding M20/M25/M40 family metallo-hydrolase has product MKYLFSAILALAGASDALAQRFQTAPIRKHIEYLASDDLEGRGTATLGEVRAANYIAAAFKEIGLKPAGTKGYFQPFEVSFAVDGEAHDLTGRNVVGFLDNGAPKTIVIGAHYDHLGKGFQGSSLSPDSKNKIHNGADDNASGTTGVIELARYFAGNQVKEKHNFLFITFSGEELGLIGSKHYVEKPTLPLNSFSAMINMDMIGRLDEQKGIIVSGWGTSKVWGKLIPDLAKKQKLNYTVDSSGVGASDHTSFYLKNIPVVQFFTGGHGDYHKISDDPDKINYEGEVRILTLISELLEGLDKETTEPEFLTAGNPHSGSTTSNFKVTLGVMPDYSYTGKGLKIDGVSKARPAEKAGIIAGDIITKLGGEPIGTIYDYMEILGKHEKGQTVEAEFQRGSETRRVKVTF; this is encoded by the coding sequence ATGAAATACCTGTTTTCTGCCATACTGGCGCTCGCGGGCGCCTCGGACGCGCTTGCGCAGCGTTTTCAAACCGCACCGATCCGCAAGCACATCGAATACCTCGCATCCGACGATCTCGAAGGTCGCGGAACGGCCACCCTCGGCGAAGTGCGGGCAGCCAACTACATAGCGGCAGCATTCAAGGAAATCGGTTTGAAACCGGCGGGCACGAAAGGGTATTTCCAGCCGTTCGAAGTGTCGTTCGCGGTGGATGGCGAAGCCCATGACCTCACGGGCAGGAATGTGGTCGGGTTTCTTGATAACGGTGCTCCTAAAACGATCGTGATCGGCGCCCATTACGATCACCTGGGCAAGGGGTTTCAGGGAAGTTCGCTTTCTCCCGACAGCAAGAACAAAATCCATAATGGAGCCGACGACAATGCCTCGGGCACGACCGGGGTAATCGAGCTGGCCCGTTACTTTGCGGGTAATCAGGTGAAAGAGAAGCATAACTTCCTGTTTATCACCTTTTCCGGCGAAGAATTGGGGCTTATCGGTTCAAAGCATTATGTGGAAAAACCAACCTTGCCGCTGAACAGCTTTTCGGCGATGATCAATATGGATATGATCGGCAGGCTGGATGAGCAGAAAGGCATTATCGTGTCGGGCTGGGGCACGAGTAAGGTTTGGGGCAAACTGATTCCCGACCTCGCTAAAAAGCAAAAACTGAACTATACGGTCGATTCCTCCGGCGTAGGTGCTTCGGACCACACTTCGTTTTACCTGAAAAATATTCCCGTGGTACAATTCTTCACCGGCGGCCACGGCGATTACCATAAAATTTCGGACGATCCCGATAAGATCAACTATGAAGGCGAAGTAAGAATACTTACTCTGATATCCGAACTCCTCGAAGGATTGGACAAGGAAACCACCGAGCCTGAATTCCTCACCGCGGGCAATCCGCATTCCGGCAGTACTACCAGCAATTTCAAAGTTACGCTGGGTGTAATGCCCGATTACAGTTACACCGGAAAAGGCCTGAAAATCGACGGCGTTTCGAAAGCCCGGCCGGCAGAGAAGGCAGGCATCATAGCCGGCGACATCATCACCAAACTCGGCGGTGAGCCCATCGGCACCATTTACGACTACATGGAAATCCTCGGCAAGCACGAAAAAGGCCAAACCGTAGAAGCAGAATTCCAGCGCGGCAGCGAGACGAGGAGGGTGAAGGTGACGTTTTGA
- a CDS encoding MerR family transcriptional regulator encodes MEPNTKLYYDTNEVAEMVGCEPSALRFWEKKFPQLNPKRDSRNRRRYTERDIEIIRKIMHQRDKQGRTIKGTREQLRRKEEAQLLVQRLLRVRKFLTDIHDVL; translated from the coding sequence ATGGAACCGAATACCAAATTATACTACGACACCAACGAGGTTGCCGAAATGGTAGGTTGCGAGCCTTCGGCGCTCCGCTTTTGGGAGAAAAAATTCCCGCAGCTCAATCCCAAGCGCGATTCCCGCAACCGGAGGCGCTACACCGAGCGCGACATCGAGATCATTCGCAAGATCATGCACCAGCGCGACAAGCAGGGGCGCACCATCAAGGGTACACGCGAGCAGCTGCGCCGGAAGGAAGAGGCTCAGCTGCTCGTTCAGCGCCTGCTGCGGGTGCGGAAGTTTTTGACGGACATTCACGACGTGCTCTGA
- a CDS encoding SRPBCC family protein, translating into MAQQLTVSKKISIDAPPAKVWEVLIAPKYIRQWDDLPNDFEDYYLELGRVIDWTGMTRLTVTGYEPNKLLELSLYVSKWEQPPSHYDISYRYRLAEQENGTMLETEIGDFSALPDGKDYYASSEEFATAALAKIKNLSENRL; encoded by the coding sequence ATGGCACAGCAGCTTACCGTTAGCAAAAAAATCTCGATAGACGCACCTCCGGCGAAGGTGTGGGAGGTGTTGATCGCCCCGAAATACATCCGGCAATGGGACGACCTGCCGAATGATTTCGAAGACTATTACCTCGAACTCGGCAGGGTGATCGACTGGACGGGCATGACACGCCTGACCGTTACCGGCTATGAGCCCAATAAACTCCTCGAACTGTCGCTTTACGTGTCCAAATGGGAGCAGCCGCCTTCGCATTATGACATCAGCTACCGCTACCGGCTGGCTGAACAGGAGAATGGGACCATGCTGGAAACAGAGATCGGAGATTTTTCGGCATTGCCCGATGGGAAGGATTATTACGCCTCTTCGGAAGAATTTGCGACGGCGGCCCTGGCAAAAATCAAAAATTTGTCCGAAAACAGACTTTAA
- a CDS encoding acyltransferase family protein, with the protein MGQEHSLGRATRESKLNSIQVLRGIAALYVTVYHLKDVMKKGDPFEKEIDFLVGSGPAGVSLFFVISGFIMVYITRNTELTGKNILKFIAKRLIRIWPAYAIVTLAYCFLQSRLSLSPEWPSELVKSLLFIPLDTTPPPFYGYALLNVGWSLNYEIYFYLLIAVSMLFGRLRWYVFFLAIAVTLVGIPTYYGVFTLKADKMPGLGVPYLNMLTNPIIWNFVCGVFLGLAYYHRALHERISGFLSISLVAPAFVCLAIWQFISGFSGGFGPFEWGIGSAAIFIVFVFHYQYRIGQFPAWLVRLGDMSFSVYLLHVPVAVGTAFLFRKMGFPIYSTGSAMFFLTLTLTLIASRISYELIEVRLTAYLSRLLPAGKRLVLKEPVSR; encoded by the coding sequence ATGGGACAGGAGCATAGCCTGGGCCGCGCAACCCGTGAATCCAAGTTAAACAGTATTCAGGTTCTGAGGGGCATCGCCGCATTGTACGTCACGGTTTACCATTTGAAGGATGTCATGAAAAAAGGCGATCCCTTCGAAAAGGAAATCGACTTTCTTGTCGGCTCCGGTCCTGCCGGCGTGAGTCTTTTTTTCGTGATCAGCGGCTTCATCATGGTGTACATCACCCGCAACACGGAGCTTACCGGCAAAAACATCTTAAAGTTTATTGCCAAACGACTCATCCGGATCTGGCCCGCCTACGCCATTGTAACCCTGGCCTACTGTTTCCTGCAAAGCCGCCTCTCGCTCAGTCCGGAATGGCCTTCGGAGCTTGTCAAAAGCCTTCTCTTCATTCCGCTGGACACCACACCGCCGCCGTTCTACGGTTATGCATTGCTGAATGTGGGTTGGAGCCTTAATTATGAAATCTATTTCTACCTGCTGATCGCCGTGTCGATGCTTTTCGGGCGGCTTCGCTGGTATGTTTTCTTTCTGGCAATAGCCGTCACGCTCGTGGGCATTCCTACCTATTATGGCGTTTTCACATTAAAGGCCGACAAGATGCCCGGCCTCGGCGTACCCTATCTCAACATGCTCACCAATCCGATTATCTGGAACTTCGTGTGCGGCGTGTTCCTCGGCCTCGCTTACTACCACCGTGCACTTCATGAGCGGATTAGCGGTTTCTTATCAATCAGTCTCGTGGCGCCGGCTTTCGTTTGCCTGGCCATCTGGCAGTTCATTTCCGGCTTTTCGGGCGGTTTTGGGCCATTTGAATGGGGAATTGGCTCCGCGGCGATTTTCATCGTTTTTGTTTTCCATTACCAATACCGCATCGGGCAGTTCCCGGCGTGGCTGGTAAGGCTTGGCGATATGTCGTTTTCGGTGTACCTGCTGCACGTTCCGGTGGCGGTAGGGACTGCTTTTTTGTTCCGCAAAATGGGCTTCCCGATTTACAGCACCGGCAGCGCCATGTTTTTCCTCACGCTCACCCTCACGCTCATTGCCTCGCGCATTTCGTACGAATTGATCGAAGTGCGGCTTACCGCTTACCTAAGCCGGCTACTTCCGGCCGGCAAACGATTGGTGCTGAAAGAACCCGTCAGCCGGTGA
- a CDS encoding alpha/beta hydrolase, which yields MLKQLYWAYSLVILVGLSLSCRYPAAEPGPVDGGGADTTVPNNPDTVIIDTIPAKNPDSLLARTSRFTAEKLFAIEALTQSGGIYGTAADYRGQNTELKYEFIAPANDTMKHRPFVLMVHEGAFLFGDLNNEMGKARGLAQRGFAAASIGYRLGFDGASEQNPCGGNGNGAVRAVYRSVQDLYTAIHYFVDRADEFGIDTRQLMLAGSSAGAITATALVYMREADFEALSPGITQALGPLDPQAENSPFRVRALLTQLGYGIFRSEYITESKAMPTLFFQRIGDNVLPYYKGTFLSCPTYLPMEGAKMASDRLKQFKIPFELNYENLEGHHLSYPEDYVVDRYAEFMKRLWSQNLRQLTNDGYKNVEDVALQ from the coding sequence ATGTTGAAGCAACTCTACTGGGCATATAGTTTGGTAATTCTGGTCGGCCTATCTCTCAGTTGCCGCTATCCCGCAGCTGAACCGGGCCCTGTCGATGGCGGCGGCGCTGACACGACTGTCCCCAATAACCCCGACACGGTGATTATTGACACCATTCCAGCCAAGAATCCCGATTCGCTGCTCGCGCGCACTTCCCGTTTTACTGCCGAAAAACTCTTCGCGATCGAAGCGCTGACCCAAAGCGGTGGCATTTATGGCACCGCGGCCGACTACCGCGGCCAGAATACCGAGCTTAAATACGAATTCATAGCTCCCGCCAACGATACCATGAAACATCGCCCGTTTGTGCTGATGGTACATGAAGGCGCATTTCTTTTTGGTGATCTGAACAACGAAATGGGCAAGGCCCGCGGGCTTGCGCAGCGCGGCTTTGCGGCGGCTTCCATTGGCTACCGGCTCGGGTTCGACGGTGCTAGTGAACAAAACCCATGCGGCGGCAACGGCAATGGAGCAGTGCGGGCGGTTTACCGGTCGGTGCAGGATTTGTATACTGCCATTCATTATTTCGTCGACCGGGCAGACGAGTTCGGGATCGATACACGGCAGCTGATGTTGGCCGGCAGCAGTGCCGGGGCCATTACGGCCACAGCGCTCGTATATATGAGAGAGGCCGATTTCGAGGCGCTTTCGCCAGGCATTACCCAGGCATTGGGCCCGCTGGATCCCCAGGCTGAGAACAGCCCTTTCCGCGTGCGCGCGCTGCTCACGCAACTGGGCTACGGCATATTCCGCAGCGAATACATCACCGAGAGCAAGGCCATGCCCACCTTGTTTTTCCAGCGAATAGGGGATAACGTGCTGCCCTATTATAAAGGTACATTCCTTTCCTGCCCTACATACCTGCCCATGGAAGGTGCAAAAATGGCGTCCGACCGGTTGAAACAATTCAAAATCCCGTTCGAACTCAACTATGAAAACCTTGAAGGGCATCATCTGAGCTATCCCGAAGATTACGTGGTGGATCGCTATGCCGAATTTATGAAACGGCTATGGTCGCAAAACCTGCGGCAGCTCACCAACGACGGCTATAAAAACGTGGAAGACGTAGCGCTCCAATGA
- a CDS encoding response regulator: protein MEKGKISVLYVDDEINNLNSFKAAFRRDFNILIATSGREGLELLKHNVVHVIITDQRMPEMTGVDFLIEVLKDYADPVRILLTGYTDITAVIDAVNKGHIYYYLNKPWDEQQLRIIIKNAYEIFHLREENKELIEKLIDVNGQLEFLLRQNLLS, encoded by the coding sequence ATGGAAAAAGGAAAAATAAGCGTACTGTATGTGGATGATGAAATCAACAACCTCAACTCATTCAAGGCCGCTTTCAGAAGGGATTTCAATATTTTAATTGCGACTTCGGGCCGCGAAGGCCTCGAACTTTTGAAGCACAATGTCGTGCACGTCATCATCACCGATCAGCGGATGCCCGAAATGACCGGTGTGGATTTCCTGATCGAAGTTTTGAAGGACTATGCAGACCCCGTCCGTATCCTGCTCACGGGCTACACGGACATTACCGCCGTGATCGACGCGGTGAACAAAGGGCACATTTATTATTACCTCAATAAACCCTGGGATGAGCAGCAGCTTCGCATTATCATCAAAAATGCGTACGAAATTTTCCACCTGCGGGAAGAAAACAAGGAGCTGATCGAGAAACTCATCGATGTGAACGGCCAGCTGGAATTCCTGCTGCGCCAAAATCTGCTTTCTTAA